In Heteronotia binoei isolate CCM8104 ecotype False Entrance Well chromosome 4, APGP_CSIRO_Hbin_v1, whole genome shotgun sequence, a genomic segment contains:
- the LOC132570037 gene encoding atrial natriuretic peptide receptor 2-like: MAAPPPPPLLLGALLVALLRGASSAPQPLAARPVEVTVGVLLPGRNLRFPWARPRVQPALSLALEALQPQQSLAVRTAFFDSEDGDESGNCKFEITPRVSFDILGRLGVPSVLLGMGCPVAFWLVHVPADIERWQLLLLRAGVYQSGIINPARTVYGGPTGPNISAFLAQLLGHFNWTSRAAFVFSQEKRDPWPSSPYLWGLEEELEDTPNFTARIHQHQQPGETVRFIQANGRVVYIFGSLEMMQKVMHLAQAQKMTTGDYVFLYVDIWGESLRAEGHREAAKPWQSKEGQDAGGLREAFQTVLVVTPHEPQTPEYRRFQSQLILRAQERYGLVVNDSLGTLVAGCFHDVLLLYLKALNETLQESGTIRNTSCILEKMRGLKIQGVTGTVSLNCDYERETDFDLWAMKDVETGEYQVVGHYMGSEKWINWTGPIHWKKGGPPLDNPPCVFDMDDPSCGKSGCVQGSEGFDLTGLSALAIPKPAPFIPSATSSGDPSARQDNPK; encoded by the exons ATGGCcgctccgccgccgccgccgctgctcctCGGGGCCCTGCTGGTGGCCCTGCTCCGGGGGGCCTCCTCCGCTCCCCAGCCCTTGGCCGCCCGGCCGGTGGAGGTGACGGTGGGGGTGCTGCTGCCGGGGCGCAACCTGCGCTTCCCCTGGGCCCGGCCGCGCGtccaacccgccctgagcctggccctGGAGGCGCTGCAGCCCCAGCAGAGCCTCGCCGTCCGCACCGCCTTCTTCGACAGTGAGGACGGCGACGAGAGCGGCAACTGCAAATTCGAAATTACCCCTAGGGTATCGTTCGATATTTTGGGGCGCCTCGGCGTCCCCAGCGTGCTGCTTGGAATGGGCTGCCCCGTAGCATTCTGGCTCGTGCACGTGCCGGCCGATATCGAGCgctggcagctgctgctcctTAGAGCCGGCGTCTACCAGAGCGGAATCATCAATCCCGCGAGGACGGTGTACGGCGGCCCGACGGGGCCCAACATCAGCGCCTTCCTGGCCCAGCTGCTGGGGCACTTCAACTGGACCTCCCGGGCCGCCTTTGTCTTCAGTCAGGAGAAGAGGGATCCTTGGCCATCCAGTCCCTACCTGTGGGGCTTGGAGGAGGAGCTGGAGGACACCCCCAACTTCACGGCCCGCATCCACCAACATCAGCAGCCAGGCGAGACGGTCCGGTTCATCCAGGCCAATGGGCGAG TGGTGTATATCTTTGGGTCACTGGAAATGATGCAGAAAGTCATGCACCTGGCGCAGGCTCAGAAAATGACCACCGGTGACTACGTCTTCCTGTATGTGGACATTTGGGGGGAAAGCCTGAGAGCTGAGGGGCATCGTGAGGCAGCCAAGCCCTGGCAGAGCAAGGAGGGCCAGGATGCAGGAGGCCTCCGAGAGGCCTTCCAG ACGGTGCTGGTGGTCACTCCCCATGAGCCCCAGACCCCCGAATACCGGCGTTTCCAGAGCCAGCTGATCCTGCGTGCCCAGGAAAGATATGGTCTGGTAGTGAATGACTCATTG GGGACCCTGGTGGCCGGCTGCTTCCACGACGTGCTGCTGCTGTATCTCAAGGCCCTGAACGAGACGCTGCAGGAAAGTGGAACCATACGGAACACCAGCTGCATCCTGGAGAAGATGAGGGGCCTGAAAATCCAGG GTGTCACTGGGACGGTGAGCCTCAACTGCGACTATGAGCGAGAGACGGATTTTGACCTGTGGGCCATGAAGGATGTGGAGACTGGAGAATACcag GTGGTGGGTCATTACATGGGATCAGAGAAGTGGATCAACTGGACTGGGCCCATCCATTGGAAGAAGGGGGGGCCTCCTCTCGACAATCCACCCTGTGTCTTCGACATGGATGACCCCTCCTGTGGTAAGAGTGGGTGTGTCCAAGGATCAGAGGGATTTGATCTCACtggcctgtctgcattggccatCCCTAAGCCCGCCCCTTTCATCCCCTCTGCCACCTCCAGTGGTGATCCGTCTGCCAGGCAGGACAACCCTAAGTAG